From the Chloroflexus aurantiacus J-10-fl genome, one window contains:
- a CDS encoding dipeptidase produces MTPVAAALSYLTEHRDQHLSALYELLSIPSVSMDPAHRADMVRAAEWLATCLRHIGMHHTEIVADHGLPLVYSEWLGAEQAPTLLIYGHYDVQPADPVAEWHTPPFTPSLVGENLYARGASDDKGQVMAVIFALASWLQTSGRLPVNVKLIIEGEEEVSSTLLHRFVADQAERLRCDAVLLVDSMMLSPQQPLILYGTRGNCYLEVTVRGPKTDLHSGTFGGVVDNPFNVLVRLLAALQDGDTRRVRVPGFYEKVCIVDDEERAFINRLPVSDAVLQALTGVPALAGEEGFTPLERASIRPTFDIHGISGGFTGPGKKTVIPAQARAKLSMRLVPHQDPVEIGELVRNFLQQQAPSTVQVSVEVLSASWPVLVDYRHPTVQVASTAFAKAFGRPAAFSIGGGTLPIAATFQKHLQAPLVITGFGLPDDNLHAPNEKIFLPCLFGGSAMIIHYLAELADAYVLR; encoded by the coding sequence ATGACCCCGGTGGCCGCTGCATTAAGTTATCTTACGGAACATCGTGATCAACATCTGTCTGCACTGTACGAATTGCTCAGCATCCCCAGTGTAAGCATGGATCCGGCCCACCGGGCCGATATGGTGCGAGCCGCTGAATGGCTGGCAACCTGCCTGCGGCACATTGGGATGCACCACACCGAAATTGTCGCCGACCACGGGCTGCCACTGGTCTACAGCGAATGGCTTGGTGCCGAACAGGCGCCAACGCTGCTCATCTACGGCCATTACGATGTACAGCCTGCCGACCCGGTAGCTGAATGGCATACACCACCCTTTACACCCTCGCTGGTCGGTGAGAACCTCTATGCTCGCGGCGCATCCGATGACAAGGGCCAGGTGATGGCCGTGATCTTTGCCCTGGCTTCCTGGCTCCAGACCAGCGGTCGTTTGCCGGTTAACGTTAAATTGATCATCGAGGGCGAAGAAGAAGTTTCGAGTACGCTGCTTCATCGTTTCGTGGCCGATCAGGCAGAACGGCTGCGTTGTGATGCGGTGTTGCTGGTGGATTCGATGATGCTCAGCCCACAACAACCACTCATCCTCTACGGCACAAGGGGCAATTGTTATCTGGAAGTGACTGTGCGTGGCCCAAAGACCGATCTCCACTCCGGTACCTTTGGCGGTGTGGTGGATAATCCGTTCAACGTGCTGGTGCGCCTGCTTGCCGCACTGCAAGATGGTGATACACGCCGGGTTCGGGTACCGGGGTTTTACGAGAAAGTGTGCATCGTTGATGACGAAGAGCGAGCGTTTATCAATCGCCTACCGGTGAGTGATGCGGTATTGCAGGCGCTGACCGGTGTGCCGGCGCTGGCCGGAGAAGAGGGCTTTACACCGCTTGAGCGGGCGAGTATCAGGCCAACCTTTGATATCCACGGCATCAGTGGCGGTTTCACGGGGCCGGGCAAAAAGACGGTGATCCCGGCTCAGGCCAGGGCCAAACTCTCGATGCGTCTGGTACCACATCAAGACCCGGTTGAAATTGGTGAACTGGTGCGGAACTTCTTACAGCAGCAGGCACCATCAACCGTGCAGGTATCGGTAGAGGTATTGAGTGCATCGTGGCCGGTGCTGGTTGATTATCGTCATCCGACGGTGCAGGTGGCTTCAACAGCCTTCGCAAAGGCATTTGGGCGACCGGCGGCCTTCTCAATTGGCGGAGGCACGCTGCCAATTGCGGCAACCTTCCAGAAACACCTGCAAGCGCCGCTCGTCATTACCGGCTTTGGCCTGCCTGACGACAACCTGCACGCGCCGAATGAAAAGATATTTCTGCCCTGCCTGTTTGGCGGCAGTGCAATGATCATTCACTATCTGGCCGAACTGGCAGATGCGTATGTCTTAAGATAA
- a CDS encoding geranylgeranyl diphosphate reductase — MAPRVLIVGASVGGATAAITLRSFGIETIMLEKELSKAKPCGGAVPPAAFREFDLPTSLIDRKVKQCLIVSPSGQETRVPVAGTIPSDDDYVAMVRREVFDSFLRQRAQERGADLIHAQLTGLRVDRRGVVATYRTPSGHEGSVWADVVIGADGAYSPTAKFLGLPHLPRAVAIQERIKLSPDKMARWEETADLYLGYEVSPDLYAWAFPKRDHIAVGIGAGPRHSTAAKQLLTNLKRRLGDALAGGQTILREAHALPMEPRPHMAFDRAMLIGDAAGLVVHTSGEGIYWAMKSGQMAAQTLAEYLDAPSAANLRHYERRWWKQYGTMYRFLRFLQMWGYGNERQMEVFTEMCRNYDVQRLTFDSYMHKQMAPAPWLAQLRMTAEIIASEVRNYLRPRTPIREQLGLTVVEKERMVAAD; from the coding sequence ATGGCACCACGGGTTCTGATAGTTGGCGCATCGGTAGGCGGAGCGACCGCAGCCATCACGCTGCGGTCGTTCGGTATCGAGACCATCATGCTAGAAAAGGAGTTGAGTAAGGCTAAGCCGTGTGGTGGCGCAGTACCGCCAGCCGCCTTTCGTGAATTCGATCTCCCGACCAGCCTGATTGATCGCAAGGTAAAGCAGTGTCTGATCGTGTCGCCGTCGGGCCAGGAGACGCGCGTACCGGTAGCCGGCACGATCCCCAGTGACGATGATTACGTCGCCATGGTGCGGCGCGAGGTCTTTGATAGCTTTTTGCGTCAGCGTGCCCAAGAGCGTGGTGCCGATCTGATCCACGCCCAGTTGACCGGTTTGCGGGTTGACCGGCGTGGGGTTGTCGCCACCTACCGCACGCCATCCGGCCATGAAGGTTCGGTCTGGGCCGATGTGGTCATCGGCGCCGATGGTGCCTATTCGCCAACGGCGAAGTTTCTCGGCTTACCCCATCTCCCCCGCGCAGTGGCCATTCAAGAGCGCATTAAGCTCTCCCCAGACAAGATGGCGCGCTGGGAGGAGACGGCTGACCTGTACCTCGGCTATGAAGTCAGTCCCGATCTGTACGCCTGGGCCTTTCCCAAGCGTGACCATATCGCCGTAGGTATCGGTGCCGGACCTCGCCATAGTACCGCAGCAAAACAGTTGTTGACGAACCTCAAGCGGCGGCTTGGTGATGCCCTGGCTGGTGGACAGACGATCCTGCGCGAGGCGCACGCACTGCCGATGGAACCTCGACCACATATGGCGTTTGACCGTGCGATGCTGATCGGGGATGCCGCCGGGTTGGTCGTACATACCTCTGGCGAAGGTATCTATTGGGCAATGAAGAGTGGCCAGATGGCAGCCCAAACACTGGCCGAGTATCTCGATGCTCCCAGTGCGGCAAACCTGCGCCACTACGAACGGCGCTGGTGGAAACAGTACGGCACAATGTACCGCTTCTTGCGCTTTTTGCAGATGTGGGGCTACGGTAACGAGCGGCAGATGGAGGTATTTACTGAAATGTGCCGTAATTACGATGTGCAACGCTTAACCTTCGACAGCTATATGCACAAACAGATGGCCCCCGCGCCCTGGCTGGCCCAGTTGCGGATGACTGCCGAGATTATTGCCAGTGAGGTTCGCAATTATCTCCGCCCACGAACGCCGATACGAGAACAGTTGGGATTGACGGTGGTCGAAAAAGAGCGCATGGTCGCCGCAGATTAG